A part of Procambarus clarkii isolate CNS0578487 chromosome 21, FALCON_Pclarkii_2.0, whole genome shotgun sequence genomic DNA contains:
- the LOC138367236 gene encoding eukaryotic translation initiation factor 3 subunit A-like, protein MVTNKADTSKVFKLPGQPDSLEPACRSLDDDKPVCRSLDDDKPVCRSLDDDKPACRSLDDDKPACRSLDNDKPACRSLDDDKPACRSLDDDKPACRSLDDNKPACRSLDDNKPACRSPDDDKPACRSLDDDKPACRTL, encoded by the exons ATGGTTACCAACAAGGCAGATACGAGCAAGGTCTTCAAACTACCAGGTCAG CCTGACTCTCTGGAGCCCGCCTGTCGCTCACTGGACGACGACAAGCCCGTCTGTCGCTCACTGGACGACGACAAGCCCGTCTGTCGCTCACTGGACGACGACAAGCCCGCCTGTCGCTCACTGGATGACGACAAGCCCGCCTGTCGCTCATTAGACAACGACAAGCCCGCCTGTCGCTCACTGGACGACGACAAGCCCGCCTGTCGCTCACTGGACGACGACAAGCCCGCCTGTCGCTCACTGGACGACAACAAGCCCGCCTGTCGCTCACTGGACGACAACAAGCCCGCCTGTCGCTCACCGGACGACGACAAGCCCGCCTGTCGCTCACTGGACGACGACAAGCCCGCCTGTAGAACACTCTAA
- the LOC138367237 gene encoding mucin-1-like has protein sequence MAPFITLGRAQLRLGGPRPLPVVGAAAAGATTRPDSEAPTPLPVVEAAGAGATTRPDSEAPTPLPVVEAAAGATTRPDSEAPTPLPVVEAAAAGATTTRPDSEAPTPLPVVEAAAGATTRPDSEAPTPLPVVEAAAAGATTTRPDSEAPTPLPVVEAAAGATTRPDSEAPTPLPVVEAAAAGATTRPDSEAPTPLPVVEAAAGATTTRPDSRGNSEEYLPTSN, from the exons ATGGCGCCTTTTATTACGTTAGGAAGAGCTCAA CTGCGGCTTGGTGGCCCTCGTCCCCTGCCTGTGgtaggggcagcagcagcaggagccaccactagGCCAGACTCTGAGGCACCCACTCCTCTGCctgtggtagaggcagcaggagcaggagccaccaccaggccagactcTGAGGCACCCACTCCTCTGCCTGTGgtagaggcagcagcaggagccaccactagGCCAGACTCTGAGGCACCTACTCCTCTGCCTGTggtagaggcagcagcagcaggagccaccaccaccaggccagactcTGAGGCACCCACTCCTCTGCCTGTGgtagaggcagcagcaggagccaccactagGCCAGACTCTGAGGCACCCACTCCTCTGCCTGTggtagaggcagcagcagcaggagccaccaccaccaggccagactcTGAGGCACCCACTCCTCTGCCTGTGgtagaggcagcagcaggagccaccactagGCCAGACTCTGAGGCACCCACTCCTCTGCCTGTggtagaggcagcagcagcaggagccaccaccaggccagactcTGAGGCACCTACTCCTCTGCCTGTGgtagaggcagcagcaggagccaccaccaccaggccagactcGCGCGGAAACTCGGAAGAGTATTTACCTACATCAAACTGA